The nucleotide window CATGCCCTCCTATGGCGCGGTGTCCCAGCGCAGCGTGACCGAGCGCCTCAAACGGGCAGACCGCCTGGCATCGGCCCTTAGCCTTGATCTGGTGGAGGCGGGCTGGCAGCCGACCGTCGAGAACTATCTCGGCCGGGTGACCAAGACGCGTATCCTGCAGGCGGTGCGGGAAGCGCGCGGCGATGAGGCGGTCGAGCGCATTGCGCATCTGAAGAAGCCCGACATGGCCCGCGAGGCCGAGCGACTGCTTGATGGTTCGGGCTGGCTGCCTGAGGCGTTGCGCACGGCAGGAGGCGCAGAGCAGGTGCCGGTTGAAACGGCAACGATGGACGCTATCGCTGCCGAGTAGCCTTTATGAGGTTTGGAACTTTGAGACAGCGGCTTCCGGTGCCCGGAAGCCGCTTTTTTCATGTCCGGCGCCCCGGAAAGAGGGAGAGGGCGGCTTCGCCTTTTGTGCCGAATATCGCCCTGCACGAGGCTCGCGTAGACCGGTCCGTTAAAGGAGGGGTCATCGAGCTTGAGCGAGAGATATTCGGCACCGCTGTCCTTGGCGGTCCGGCTCCACCCGGCCCCGAGTTCAACCCCGTTGGCGGCGACCCGGTAGTCGGGAGCCCGGTCATGCTCCCGGGTTACGGGCCGGATGGTCGCCTTGACGTTGATGTTGAGGGTGCGGATCGTGCCGTTGAAGATGCCGTCTTCGGTGCGGGTAAAGGTGCCGATCTGTGCCATTGTCGTATCTCCTGTCAGTGTATCGACGCCGCCCCATGCGGCCTCGATGGCGGTCTGCAGGCAACGGGACGGCTGGCCCGCACCCGCAGGGCCGCAGCGCAGCGGAGGACGGCGTCAGCCAGGGTTTTTGCCTCGCGAGGAATGCGCGTCAGCGCAGGGGAAAAAGCCTGGCCAAGCCGTTGCGGGAGCAAAGCCGGCATGGTGCCAGACACGCCTTTGAGAGAGGCCGTTTGGGGTGGGAGCAACAGACATCCGGGGATCCGATGCCGCACGACGGTCGCCGGACGCATTGAACCGTGGCAACAGACAGGCCGTCCCCTGCTCAGACGTCACGACAGGGCAGGTGCGGCACGATGGAAACCAGTCACCTGATCACGACGTGAGCGCCGATGCGGGGTCAGACCGTTCGATGCCGGTGTGACGGACGATCGACCAGGTGCTGCCGATGCTGAGCGCAGCCGTGATCGACACCTCCATCGAGGCCGGTCGGGCCGCACCCGTGCCGGACAGGCCGATCGTCACAAGCATGACATGGTCCCCGATCATATCGCGGCACGCCATTTCGGTCGTCCTGATCGATAGATCCCATGGTCATAATTCTGCTTCCACCCAACAGGAGGAGGCATCATGCCAACGGGTAATTATATCCGCCAGAATTCGGTTAAAGCACGACTGGCAGCTGGACTTGCAGCAAATCATGTCGAGGGTTTTCTTCAGTGGCTTCGCGAGAAGCAATACACACCTTTGACCGTTATAGAATTGGAGCGGCTGCTGGCATGCTGGACGCATTGGGCACGCGCGGCAGATTATACGCTCGCGACCATTCGCCAAGCATACATGGCTTCATCTACGCTGATCGCGTCGGGATATCGAGCGCGATTTCCCGGCGATCTCCGTCAGGATGTCGTGGGATGTGCCAAATTATTCATTATCTATTTGGAAACATGCAAAGTGCTGGATTCTTTGCCTGCTCCTGCCGAACCTGCTCTCCTCGTGGAATTCAGACATTGGGCATTGGAACAGCATGGTCTGGCAGAGACAACGCTCGGTTTTTACCTTCACGTCATTCGTCTTTTTGTTGCCTACATGGGTGAAGATCCGACCACTTATACGGCAGCCACCATCCGTGCCTTCGTCCTGGAACGGGGACAGAATGTCTCACAGTGTCGAGTAAAGGGCATCATTGTTTCAACACGGTCATTTCTGCGTTTTTTGGTTGCGACAAGGCGTTGTCCGTCGGGATTGGTGCATGCACTGCCCCGATCAGCAAACTGGCAGTTGACCTCCATCCCGCGATTTCTTCCGGACACGGAGATTGGGCGCATTATCGATGCGTGCGATGGCGAACAGTATCTCCGGGATCGGGCCATCATCCTGCTGCTGGCCCGTCTCGGGTTGCGTGCCAGCGAGGTCGCGCGCCTGACGTTTGACGATCTCGACTGGAGTCAGGGTCATATCCGGATCCATGGGAAAGGCCGCCGACTTGAACTGCTGCCCCTGACTCAGGAAATAGGCGACGCCATCATTGCCTATGTGACGCGTCAAAGACCGCCGCTGCCAACACACGCGTTGTTCGTCACGGTGGTCGCTCCGGTCCATGAGATTAACCGGATCGTCGTAAAATGTCTGGTCAATCGTGCCTTGACGCGGGCCGGCATAGATAGCCCGCATCGCGGCGCACATATTCTGCGTCATTCGGCGGCAACAGCCATGTTGCGTCATGGGGTGAGCCTGGCTGATGTCGGCTCAGTGCTCCGTCATCGCGATACAGCGATAACAGCCCATTATGCCAAGGTCGACCAGACCCTTCTCTCTGTCATTGCCCAGCCCTGGGGTGGGAGGGCACCATGCTG belongs to Acetobacter sp. and includes:
- a CDS encoding tyrosine-type recombinase/integrase, which codes for MPTGNYIRQNSVKARLAAGLAANHVEGFLQWLREKQYTPLTVIELERLLACWTHWARAADYTLATIRQAYMASSTLIASGYRARFPGDLRQDVVGCAKLFIIYLETCKVLDSLPAPAEPALLVEFRHWALEQHGLAETTLGFYLHVIRLFVAYMGEDPTTYTAATIRAFVLERGQNVSQCRVKGIIVSTRSFLRFLVATRRCPSGLVHALPRSANWQLTSIPRFLPDTEIGRIIDACDGEQYLRDRAIILLLARLGLRASEVARLTFDDLDWSQGHIRIHGKGRRLELLPLTQEIGDAIIAYVTRQRPPLPTHALFVTVVAPVHEINRIVVKCLVNRALTRAGIDSPHRGAHILRHSAATAMLRHGVSLADVGSVLRHRDTAITAHYAKVDQTLLSVIAQPWGGRAPC